A DNA window from Sphingomonas changnyeongensis contains the following coding sequences:
- the secE gene encoding preprotein translocase subunit SecE has protein sequence MNDVAGKGIGNIPQFVQQVRTETAKVSWPTSRETVMTTVMVLIMTGLLGIFFFGIDRAFAAIVKLLLSLAA, from the coding sequence GTGAACGACGTGGCTGGCAAAGGCATCGGCAACATTCCGCAGTTCGTGCAGCAGGTGCGCACCGAAACCGCCAAGGTTTCGTGGCCGACCAGCCGCGAAACCGTGATGACCACGGTGATGGTCCTGATCATGACCGGCCTGCTCGGCATTTTCTTCTTCGGCATCGACCGGGCGTTCGCGGCGATCGTGAAGCTGCTGCTGTCGCTCGCTGCCTGA
- a CDS encoding cold-shock protein — protein MAITGTVKFFNADKGYGFIAPDGGGQDAFVHITALERAGLATLNQNDRVTYDLEQDRRGKMAACNLQTAD, from the coding sequence ATGGCCATCACTGGCACCGTCAAGTTCTTCAACGCCGACAAGGGCTATGGCTTCATCGCCCCCGATGGCGGCGGGCAGGACGCATTCGTCCACATCACCGCGCTTGAGCGCGCGGGGCTGGCCACGCTCAACCAGAATGACCGCGTGACCTATGATCTGGAACAGGATCGCCGCGGCAAGATGGCCGCGTGCAACCTGCAGACGGCAGACTAA
- a CDS encoding GAF domain-containing protein, whose amino-acid sequence MLETQFIGSSRSTATERARLVELLTAAPAALDESALIDLLFAQAPARLGLDVCFTYRADLDRQMLHVLCVRGLDPVMRDALDGLAFGEFLCGRVARDRRPVVMRDIGHSTDPACAAARKLSLGSYCGFPMIAPDGKLFGVAAFASRSRRWFHDDEVAMFSDLAAEIGLRRLRRKAAA is encoded by the coding sequence ATGCTTGAAACGCAGTTTATCGGCAGCAGCCGCAGCACCGCCACTGAACGCGCCCGGCTGGTTGAACTGTTGACCGCAGCGCCCGCGGCGCTGGACGAGAGCGCGCTGATCGACCTGTTGTTCGCGCAGGCGCCGGCCCGGCTGGGTCTTGATGTGTGCTTCACCTATCGCGCGGATCTGGATCGCCAGATGCTCCATGTCCTGTGTGTCCGCGGCCTCGATCCGGTCATGCGCGATGCGCTTGACGGCCTTGCCTTTGGGGAGTTTCTGTGTGGCCGGGTGGCCCGTGACCGCCGGCCGGTCGTGATGCGCGACATCGGTCACAGCACCGATCCGGCATGTGCAGCCGCGCGCAAGCTCAGCCTTGGCAGCTATTGCGGATTCCCGATGATCGCGCCCGACGGCAAGCTGTTCGGTGTGGCGGCATTCGCCTCACGCAGCCGGCGCTGGTTTCATGATGATGAAGTGGCGATGTTCAGCGACCTGGCCGCCGAGATCGGTTTGCGGCGGCTGCGGCGCAAGGCTGCGGCCTGA
- the nusG gene encoding transcription termination/antitermination protein NusG, with product MSRWYIIHAYSGFENKVRDAILSEAERLGLETLVERVEVPTETVTEVRRGKKVQAERKFFPGYVLAKLAMTDDVYHLVRNTPKVTGFLGSSGKPQPISEAEAARILSTKEESAAAPKTKVKVDYEIGDAVKVLDGPFASFNGVVEELDFDRSRVKVSVSIFGRATPVELEFEQVERVK from the coding sequence ATGTCGCGCTGGTACATCATTCACGCCTATTCCGGTTTCGAGAACAAGGTCCGCGACGCGATCCTGTCAGAAGCCGAGCGGCTGGGCCTGGAAACGCTGGTCGAGCGCGTCGAGGTGCCGACCGAAACCGTGACCGAGGTGCGGCGCGGCAAGAAGGTGCAGGCCGAACGCAAATTCTTCCCCGGCTATGTGCTCGCCAAGCTGGCGATGACCGATGATGTCTATCACCTGGTGCGCAACACGCCCAAGGTGACGGGCTTTCTGGGTTCGAGCGGCAAGCCGCAGCCGATCAGCGAGGCCGAGGCCGCGCGCATCCTGAGCACCAAGGAAGAAAGCGCCGCCGCGCCCAAGACCAAGGTCAAGGTCGATTACGAGATCGGCGATGCGGTCAAGGTGCTGGACGGCCCGTTCGCCAGCTTCAACGGCGTGGTCGAGGAGCTGGATTTCGACCGCAGCCGCGTCAAGGTGTCGGTGTCGATCTTCGGCCGCGCCACCCCGGTCGAGCTGGAGTTCGAACAGGTCGAGCGCGTGAAGTAA
- the uvrA gene encoding excinuclease ABC subunit UvrA produces the protein MLTHIQVRGAREHNLKGVDLDLPRDRLIVITGLSGSGKSSLAFDTIYAEGQRRYVESLSAYARQFLELMQKPDVDHIEGLSPAISIEQKTTSRNPRSTVATVTEIYDYMRLLWARVGVPYSPATGLPIAAQTVSQMVDRVMALPEGTRLYLLAPVVRGRKGEYRKEMAEWQRAGFTRVRIDGQFHDIEDAPALDKKYKHDIEIVVDRIVVRDGLAARLADSFEQALKLADGLAYVDPADPAPADAAGQSAGMKLDYAPPGRIVFSERFACPVSGFTIAEIEPRLFSFNAPQGACPACDGLGEKLIFDEDLVVPNHALSLKKGAVVPWAKSNPPSPYYMQVLASLAREFGFSLDTPWGELPAEVQRAILHGTDGKAVTLRFIDGRKSYEVKKPFEGVIGNLNRRLLQTESAWMREELAKFQSARPCETCGGARLKPEALAVKLNGSDISSATRLSVADALAWFEAVPASLSPQQQAIAGRILKEITERLGFLNNVGLDYLNLDRTSGTLSGGESQRIRLASQIGSGLSGVLYVLDEPSIGLHQRDNDMLLATLKRLRDLGNTVIVVEHDEDAIRAADYIVDMGPGAGMHGGQVVARGTLPELLAHPDSITADYLAGRRAVPLGDRRRKGNGRKLTVHNARANNLKGVTASIPLGTFTCITGVSGSGKSSFTIDTLFAGAARTLNGARMVAGAHDRITGLEALDKVIDIDQSPIGRTPRSNPATYTGAFTLIRDWFAGLPEAEARGYKPGRFSFNVKGGRCEACQGDGVLKIEMHFLPDVYVTCDVCHGARYNRETLEVKFKGKSIADVLDMTCEDAAEFFKAVPPIRDRMAMLVEVGLGYIKVGQQATTLSGGEAQRVKLAKELSRRATGNTLYILDEPTTGLHFEDVRKLLEVLHALVEQGNSVVVIEHNLDVIKTADWIIDLGPEGGVKGGEIVAQGTPEQVAKAAGSYTGRYLAPLLKVRKAKAAAG, from the coding sequence ATGCTGACCCATATCCAGGTGCGCGGCGCGCGCGAGCACAACCTCAAGGGCGTCGATCTCGATCTGCCGCGTGACCGGCTGATCGTCATCACCGGCCTGTCGGGATCGGGCAAAAGCTCGCTCGCCTTCGACACCATCTATGCCGAAGGGCAGCGGCGCTATGTCGAGAGCCTGTCGGCCTATGCGCGCCAGTTCCTCGAGCTGATGCAGAAGCCCGATGTCGACCATATCGAGGGGCTGTCGCCGGCGATTTCGATCGAACAGAAGACGACCAGCCGCAATCCGCGCTCCACCGTCGCCACGGTGACGGAGATTTATGATTATATGCGCCTGCTCTGGGCGCGGGTAGGCGTGCCCTATTCGCCGGCCACCGGCCTGCCGATTGCCGCGCAGACGGTCAGCCAGATGGTCGACCGGGTAATGGCGCTGCCCGAAGGCACGCGGCTCTATCTGCTCGCCCCGGTGGTGCGCGGCCGCAAGGGCGAATATCGCAAGGAAATGGCCGAATGGCAGCGCGCCGGCTTTACCCGCGTGCGCATCGACGGCCAGTTTCACGATATCGAGGACGCCCCGGCGCTCGACAAGAAATACAAGCATGACATCGAGATCGTGGTCGACCGCATCGTCGTGCGCGACGGGCTGGCGGCGCGGCTGGCCGACAGTTTCGAACAGGCGCTGAAGCTGGCCGACGGGCTGGCCTATGTCGATCCGGCCGACCCCGCCCCCGCCGACGCTGCCGGCCAGAGCGCGGGCATGAAGCTGGATTATGCGCCGCCGGGGCGGATCGTGTTTTCCGAACGCTTTGCCTGTCCGGTGTCGGGCTTCACCATCGCGGAGATCGAGCCGCGGCTGTTCAGCTTCAACGCGCCGCAGGGGGCGTGCCCGGCCTGTGACGGGCTGGGGGAAAAGCTGATCTTCGATGAAGATCTGGTGGTGCCCAACCATGCGCTCAGCCTGAAAAAGGGCGCGGTCGTGCCCTGGGCCAAATCCAACCCGCCCAGCCCCTATTACATGCAGGTGTTGGCCAGCCTGGCCAGGGAGTTCGGCTTTTCGCTCGACACACCCTGGGGCGAACTCCCCGCCGAGGTGCAGCGCGCGATCCTGCACGGCACCGATGGCAAGGCGGTGACGCTGCGCTTCATCGACGGGCGCAAATCCTATGAGGTGAAAAAGCCGTTCGAGGGCGTGATCGGCAATCTCAACCGCCGGCTGCTGCAAACCGAAAGCGCGTGGATGCGCGAGGAACTGGCCAAGTTCCAGTCCGCGCGCCCGTGCGAAACCTGTGGCGGCGCGCGGCTGAAGCCCGAGGCGCTGGCGGTGAAGCTGAACGGCAGCGACATTTCATCGGCCACGCGCCTGTCGGTCGCCGATGCGCTGGCGTGGTTCGAGGCGGTGCCGGCCAGCCTGTCGCCGCAGCAGCAGGCGATTGCCGGCCGCATCCTCAAGGAAATCACCGAACGGCTGGGTTTCCTCAACAATGTCGGGCTGGATTATCTGAACCTTGACCGCACATCGGGCACGCTGTCGGGCGGGGAAAGCCAGCGCATCCGGCTGGCCAGCCAGATCGGATCGGGCCTGTCGGGCGTGCTCTATGTGCTCGACGAACCGTCGATCGGCCTGCACCAGCGCGACAATGACATGCTGCTCGCCACGCTGAAGCGGCTGCGCGATCTGGGCAACACGGTGATCGTCGTCGAGCATGACGAGGATGCGATCCGCGCCGCCGATTACATCGTCGACATGGGCCCGGGTGCGGGCATGCATGGCGGGCAGGTGGTGGCGCGCGGCACGCTCCCTGAGCTGCTCGCCCATCCCGACAGCATCACCGCCGACTATCTGGCCGGCCGCCGCGCGGTGCCGCTGGGCGACAGGCGGCGCAAGGGCAATGGCCGCAAGCTGACCGTGCACAATGCCCGCGCCAACAATCTGAAGGGCGTGACCGCATCGATCCCGCTTGGCACCTTCACCTGCATCACCGGCGTGTCGGGATCGGGCAAGTCGAGCTTCACCATCGACACGCTGTTCGCGGGCGCGGCGCGCACGCTCAACGGCGCGCGCATGGTGGCGGGCGCGCATGACCGGATCACCGGGCTGGAGGCGCTCGACAAGGTGATCGACATTGATCAGTCGCCCATCGGCCGCACGCCGCGATCGAACCCGGCCACCTATACCGGCGCATTCACGCTGATCCGCGACTGGTTTGCCGGCCTGCCCGAGGCGGAGGCGCGCGGCTACAAGCCCGGCCGGTTCAGCTTCAACGTCAAGGGCGGGCGGTGCGAGGCGTGCCAGGGCGATGGCGTGCTCAAGATCGAAATGCACTTCCTGCCCGACGTCTATGTGACGTGCGATGTGTGCCACGGCGCGCGCTACAACCGCGAAACGCTGGAGGTGAAGTTCAAGGGCAAGTCGATCGCCGATGTGCTCGACATGACGTGCGAGGACGCGGCGGAGTTTTTCAAGGCAGTGCCGCCGATCCGCGACCGGATGGCGATGCTGGTCGAAGTGGGGCTGGGCTATATCAAGGTCGGGCAGCAGGCGACGACGCTGTCGGGCGGCGAGGCGCAGCGGGTGAAGCTGGCCAAGGAACTCAGCCGCCGCGCGACCGGCAACACGCTCTACATCCTCGACGAACCGACGACCGGCCTGCATTTCGAGGACGTCCGCAAACTGCTCGAAGTGCTGCACGCGCTGGTCGAGCAGGGCAACAGCGTCGTGGTGATCGAACATAATCTGGACGTCATCAAGACCGCCGACTGGATCATCGACCTCGGCCCCGAAGGCGGCGTGAAGGGCGGCGAAATCGTCGCCCAGGGCACGCCGGAACAGGTCGCGAAGGCGGCAGGGAGCTATACGGGGCGGTATCTGGCGCCGTTGCTTAAGGTGCGGAAGGCGAAGGCAGCGGCGGGTTGA
- the rplA gene encoding 50S ribosomal protein L1, with translation MAKLTKKAKAFATAVDREKLYGIDEAIALAKTHASSKFDETIEVALNLGVDPRHADQMVRGVVNLPKGTGKTVRVAVFAKGAKADEAREAGADVVGADDLLEIVQGGTIDFDRCIATPDMMGLVGRLGKVLGPKGLMPNPKLGTVTMNVAQAVKDAKSGQVEYRVEKAGIIHSGIGKASFAAEDLRANFDALVDAVVKAKPSGAKGKYVRKIALSSTMGPGIKVDVAEVAGA, from the coding sequence ATGGCAAAGCTGACCAAGAAGGCCAAGGCATTCGCCACCGCCGTCGACCGCGAAAAGCTCTACGGCATTGACGAGGCGATTGCCCTCGCCAAGACCCATGCGTCGTCCAAGTTCGACGAGACGATCGAAGTCGCGCTCAACCTGGGCGTCGATCCGCGTCACGCCGACCAGATGGTGCGCGGCGTCGTCAACCTGCCCAAGGGCACCGGCAAGACCGTGCGCGTCGCCGTGTTCGCCAAGGGTGCCAAGGCCGATGAGGCCCGTGAAGCCGGTGCGGACGTTGTCGGTGCCGACGACCTGCTCGAAATCGTCCAGGGCGGCACGATCGATTTCGATCGCTGCATCGCCACGCCCGACATGATGGGCCTGGTCGGCCGTCTCGGCAAGGTGCTCGGCCCCAAGGGGCTGATGCCGAACCCGAAGCTCGGCACGGTGACGATGAACGTCGCCCAGGCGGTCAAGGACGCCAAGAGCGGCCAGGTCGAATATCGCGTCGAAAAGGCCGGCATCATCCATTCGGGCATCGGCAAGGCGAGCTTTGCCGCCGAAGATCTGCGCGCGAACTTCGACGCGCTGGTCGATGCGGTGGTCAAGGCCAAGCCGTCGGGTGCGAAGGGCAAATATGTCCGCAAGATCGCGCTCAGCTCGACCATGGGCCCGGGCATCAAGGTCGACGTCGCCGAAGTGGCGGGCGCCTGA
- a CDS encoding sigma-70 family RNA polymerase sigma factor translates to MTMIASRLASRLESIAPLLARAFAPGYGEGLPDPLARLLARLSAGGPAADLAFERELTALIPRLRAHARSLTRDAAAAEDLAQDSLMRAWAARDRFEPGSNLRAWLFMIQRNLFLTQRRRDKFAGAWDDAQAERLLVARPEQEAAIALREAGAAMAALPPAQREALLLVAACGYGYDEAAQAAGSRVGTMKSRVFRARAAMEAMLDGDVTLPDAPDAGPEHRVDAMIEAARAIGVAA, encoded by the coding sequence ATGACAATGATTGCCAGCCGTCTCGCCAGCCGTCTCGAAAGCATCGCCCCGCTGCTCGCCCGCGCCTTTGCGCCCGGTTACGGCGAAGGGCTGCCCGATCCGCTGGCCCGGCTGCTCGCGCGGCTGAGCGCCGGAGGCCCGGCCGCCGACCTCGCATTCGAGCGCGAGCTGACCGCGCTCATCCCCCGGCTGCGCGCCCATGCCCGCTCGCTGACCCGCGATGCCGCCGCCGCCGAGGATCTGGCGCAGGACAGCCTGATGCGCGCCTGGGCGGCCCGCGACCGGTTCGAGCCGGGATCGAACCTGCGCGCCTGGCTGTTCATGATCCAGCGCAACCTGTTCCTGACCCAGCGCCGCCGCGACAAATTCGCCGGTGCCTGGGACGATGCCCAGGCAGAACGGCTGCTGGTCGCCCGCCCCGAGCAGGAAGCAGCGATCGCGCTGCGCGAAGCGGGGGCCGCAATGGCCGCCCTGCCGCCGGCGCAGCGCGAGGCGCTGCTGCTCGTCGCCGCCTGCGGCTATGGCTATGACGAGGCCGCGCAGGCCGCCGGCAGCCGGGTGGGCACGATGAAAAGCCGGGTGTTCCGCGCCCGTGCGGCGATGGAGGCGATGCTGGACGGAGATGTCACCCTGCCGGATGCGCCCGATGCCGGGCCGGAGCACCGGGTCGATGCGATGATCGAGGCTGCCCGCGCGATCGGCGTCGCGGCCTGA
- a CDS encoding PilZ domain-containing protein — protein sequence MANPKPFQLDERRSFRFGIEIEARLIGPDGIAMPFLVQNLSRHGASGEWAGGDLVRGTGVALLFPDLGRFPAHIVWAEKDRLGVEFTAPLPQPALDRLLEEDPDAISSHRLSPKA from the coding sequence GTGGCGAATCCGAAACCCTTTCAGCTCGACGAGCGCCGCAGCTTCCGCTTCGGGATCGAGATCGAGGCGCGGCTGATCGGCCCTGATGGCATCGCCATGCCGTTTCTTGTCCAGAATCTGTCGCGCCACGGCGCTTCGGGCGAATGGGCGGGCGGCGATCTGGTGCGCGGCACCGGTGTTGCGTTGCTGTTCCCCGATCTCGGCCGTTTTCCCGCACATATTGTCTGGGCTGAAAAGGACCGGCTGGGCGTCGAGTTCACGGCGCCCTTGCCTCAGCCCGCGCTCGACCGGCTGCTCGAGGAAGATCCCGACGCGATCAGTTCCCACCGGCTGTCGCCCAAGGCCTGA
- the rplK gene encoding 50S ribosomal protein L11 gives MAKKITGYIKLQVPAGAANPSPPIGPALGQRGVNIMEFCKAFNAATQELEKGAPIPTVITVYADRSFSFETKTPPASFLLKKAVGLKSGSKEPGKAVAGTIKRSQLEEIATIKMKDLNANDLAAATKIIEGSARAMGLEVVEG, from the coding sequence ATGGCCAAGAAGATTACTGGCTATATCAAGCTGCAGGTGCCTGCGGGCGCTGCCAATCCGTCGCCGCCGATCGGCCCGGCGCTCGGTCAGCGCGGCGTCAACATCATGGAGTTCTGCAAGGCGTTCAACGCCGCGACGCAGGAACTCGAAAAGGGTGCGCCCATCCCGACCGTCATCACCGTCTATGCGGACCGGTCGTTCAGCTTTGAAACCAAGACGCCGCCGGCGAGCTTCCTGCTCAAGAAGGCGGTCGGCCTGAAGTCGGGCTCGAAGGAACCGGGCAAGGCGGTTGCGGGCACGATCAAGCGTTCGCAGCTTGAGGAAATCGCCACCATCAAGATGAAGGATCTGAACGCCAACGACCTCGCGGCGGCGACCAAGATCATCGAAGGCTCGGCCCGCGCGATGGGCCTTGAGGTTGTGGAGGGCTGA
- a CDS encoding methyl-accepting chemotaxis protein, protein MKMFWSRQAEAPVEPAVDGRVLKMDAIHDHYPVADLDQSGRIIAATAPLCRLMGWGGGVPPGLSIDAFIPEVGDEGAWPAARAGAAARGLFRAGGPGGATLFLDLMFVPAGDGVMMFVRDVTATHTRALEDAQKLAALDRVQAVIEFELDGTIRTANANFLGATGFTLDEIVGRHHRMFCDEQLVQSPQYHALWAAVGRGEHLVGEFERRRKDGSVLWIQASYNPIFDSEGRPIKAIKFATDITAQVRQREEAARLSLVVDHTANAVIVTGLDRRITYVNAGFERLTGYSASEVIGRRPGEFLQGPQTDQATVARIREALARGEPYSGEILNYRRDGAPYWVNLAINPVRDAAGRVQSFISVQAEITETKQHEIDFDMKLHAIGQSSAIAEWGRDQRLAVANDALVKSGGLTDGLATTLDRLLSADERAAIDSGRQLRRMLAWPCADGRELMFDAVFTGLRDVTGQVDRVMMCAIDVSDRQQAVSETSVAVRAAIDAGERIAEIVTTIDTIAFQTNVLALNAAIEAAHAGDAGRGFDVVATQVRELANRSTIAAGGITQLVRESRDRMAALERSLSALDGREQAKAGGGSGLGRADPARRAA, encoded by the coding sequence ATGAAGATGTTCTGGAGCCGACAGGCTGAAGCGCCTGTTGAACCGGCAGTCGATGGCCGGGTGCTGAAAATGGATGCCATTCACGATCATTATCCTGTGGCTGATCTGGACCAGTCCGGCCGGATCATCGCCGCCACCGCGCCGTTGTGCCGGCTGATGGGCTGGGGCGGGGGTGTTCCGCCCGGTCTGTCGATCGACGCCTTCATCCCCGAGGTTGGTGACGAAGGCGCGTGGCCCGCCGCCCGCGCCGGCGCGGCGGCGCGCGGCCTGTTCCGGGCGGGCGGCCCGGGCGGCGCGACGCTGTTTCTCGACCTGATGTTCGTGCCCGCCGGTGACGGTGTGATGATGTTCGTCCGCGACGTCACGGCGACGCACACGAGGGCGCTTGAGGACGCGCAGAAGCTGGCCGCGCTCGACCGCGTTCAGGCGGTGATCGAGTTCGAGCTGGACGGCACGATCCGCACCGCCAACGCCAATTTCCTCGGCGCGACCGGCTTCACCCTCGACGAGATTGTCGGCCGGCACCACCGCATGTTCTGCGACGAACAGTTGGTGCAGAGCCCGCAATATCACGCGCTCTGGGCGGCAGTGGGGCGCGGCGAGCATCTGGTCGGCGAGTTTGAGCGCCGCCGCAAGGATGGCAGCGTGCTGTGGATCCAGGCGTCCTACAACCCGATTTTCGACAGTGAGGGACGGCCGATCAAGGCGATCAAATTCGCGACCGACATCACCGCCCAGGTCCGCCAGCGCGAAGAAGCGGCGCGGCTGTCGCTGGTCGTCGACCATACGGCCAATGCAGTGATCGTGACCGGGCTCGATCGCCGCATTACCTATGTGAATGCCGGGTTCGAACGGCTGACCGGCTACAGCGCCAGCGAAGTCATCGGTCGTCGCCCGGGCGAATTCCTGCAAGGCCCGCAGACCGATCAGGCGACCGTGGCGCGCATCCGCGAGGCGCTGGCGCGCGGCGAGCCGTACAGCGGCGAAATCCTGAATTATCGCCGCGACGGCGCGCCTTACTGGGTCAATCTGGCGATCAATCCGGTCCGCGATGCCGCCGGGCGGGTGCAGAGCTTCATCTCGGTCCAGGCCGAAATCACCGAGACCAAGCAGCACGAGATCGATTTCGACATGAAGCTGCATGCGATCGGCCAGTCGAGCGCGATCGCCGAATGGGGCCGCGACCAGCGCCTGGCGGTGGCCAATGACGCCCTCGTCAAGTCGGGCGGGCTGACCGACGGCCTCGCGACCACGCTCGACCGGCTGCTGTCTGCCGATGAGCGTGCCGCCATCGATTCGGGGCGGCAGCTGCGCCGGATGCTCGCCTGGCCGTGCGCCGACGGGCGCGAGCTGATGTTCGATGCGGTGTTCACCGGGCTGCGCGACGTGACCGGGCAGGTGGATCGGGTGATGATGTGCGCGATCGATGTGTCCGACCGCCAGCAGGCGGTCAGCGAGACGAGCGTTGCCGTGCGCGCCGCCATCGATGCGGGCGAGCGGATCGCAGAGATTGTGACGACGATCGACACCATCGCCTTTCAGACCAATGTGCTGGCGCTCAACGCCGCGATCGAGGCCGCCCATGCCGGCGATGCCGGGCGGGGATTCGACGTGGTCGCGACCCAGGTGCGCGAACTGGCCAACCGCTCGACCATCGCCGCCGGCGGCATCACCCAGCTGGTGCGCGAAAGCCGCGACCGCATGGCGGCGCTCGAACGCTCGCTGTCGGCGCTGGATGGTCGCGAACAGGCAAAGGCGGGCGGCGGCTCGGGGCTCGGCCGGGCCGATCCGGCGCGGCGCGCAGCCTGA